The following coding sequences lie in one Numida meleagris isolate 19003 breed g44 Domestic line chromosome Z, NumMel1.0, whole genome shotgun sequence genomic window:
- the LOC110390253 gene encoding uncharacterized protein LOC110390253 isoform X1: MEERPPSRPRVAWEKSGAPQDRRPPPEPYEVTEVQPLHADAVWDAVYEEEKEAIDCIEAYVNSTEKDLVQKMQFLNSICTLCSNAGNKGSTEGLDVFCFTNKLAENMRVLLSKEPMEQLCTALRYHTMNAIAALSSVKALSEDEILRLLNVCFQVVFYLPPEEDLNTCLYNHTLRAMDNMLQILLVSHPTSSVSKELQNILEVLLPFTVSQSKIVRERAMERMWNLCGFMASTCWQKSLGKSLLPSQRTDIILRTLKKIIEDCSIKDKERAKIILDVVLREPATWLMDVPNILKFIHRNLESNSTPVQQILFSVLDVLTNQFPRDVLTSVLTDLPQSDSTTLDIWKTVFQLTETSGRILEELCHVLQDQQLCGIFNSTTAELGLLRLTVMHPTDEILKELCKPALLQKCLKMESLPILWLVLRGLGLLSERPEMAREIRALLPNVMNTMRSANAHITVKALNIFRNVMSHLGKREASAIALELAEELLPLFDHVSSEVRECSIRLFKDVTEAVVWWQKGTMKKNVHRGLLPLLLHMSDETPSVAQASRETLVTCAKFLKWKELKRQARAENTVEIRECLVQKDRKRVDEYLWQSLPYLKDSQASLRYEAVKFIGVVVRYFWEESEEKVFEICSALQPLEDDPHLAVRSLAAGTILSLKREMRPATARDWLVQLCCWHH, translated from the exons ATGGAGGAGAGACCGCCCAGCCGCCCCAGGGTGGCCTGGGAGAAGAGTGGGGCTCCCCAGGATAGAAGACCTCCACCGGAGCCCTACGAGGTGACCGAGGTGCAGCCGCTGCATGCCG ATGCTGTCTGGGATGCTGTGTACGAAGAGGAAAAGGAGGCCATAGATTGCATTGAAGCCTACGTCAACAGCACGGAAAAG GATCTGGTGCAGAAGATGCAGTTCCTGAACAGCATCTGCACACTGTGCAGCAATGCTGGAAACAAGGGCTCGACAGAGGGCCTGGATGTCTTCTGCTTCACAAACAAGCTGGCAGAGAACATGAGG GTTCTGTTGTCCAAGGAGCCCATGgagcagctgtgcacagcactgcGATACCACACCATGAATGCTATTGCTGCCTTGAG CAGTGTGAAGGCACTTTCAGAGGATGAAATATTACGTCTCTTAAACGTGTGCTTCCAAGTTGTCTTCTACCTTCCTCCAGAAGAGGACTTGAACACTTGCCTCTACAACCAC ACCCTGCGTGCTATGGACAACATGCTGCAGATATTGCTGGTCAGCCATCCCACCTCCAGCGTCAGTAAGGAGCTGCAGAATATCTTGGAG gtgctgctgcccttcacTGTCTCCCAGAGCAAAATTGTGCGTGAGAGGGCCATGGAGCGGATGTGGAACCTTTGTGGTTTCATGGCCAGCACTTGCTGGCAGAAG TCACTTGGAAAAAGCCTCCTCCCTTCTCAGAGGACAGACATCATCCTGAGAACCCTTAAGAAAATCATTGAAGACTGCAGCATTAAGGACAAGGAGAGAGCCAAGATTATACTGGATGTGGTTCTGAGAGAGCCCGCCACCTGGCTGATGGAT GTACCCAACATTCTGAAGTTCATCCATAGAAACCTGGAAAGTAACAGCACACCAGTTCAGCAGATTCTCTTCTCAGTGCTTGACGTGCTCACCAACCAGTTTCCCAGGGATGTGCTGACAAGTGTGTTGACAGACCTCCCACAGAGTGACAG CACTACCCTGGACATCTGGAAGACAGTGTTCCAGCTGACAGAGACTTCTGGGAGGATCTTGGAAGAACTGTGCCATGTTCTCCAGGACCAACAGCTGTGCGGGATCTTTAACAGCACCACAGCGGAGTTGGGCCTCCTTCGCCTGACT GTGATGCATCCTACTGATGAGATCCTGAAAGAGTTATGtaagccagcactgctgcagaagtgTCTGAAGATGGAAAGCCTGCCAATACTCTGGCTGGTGCTCAGAGGCCTTGGCCTGCTGTCAGAGAGACCTGAGATG GCAAGAGAAATACGGGCTCTGCTGCCCAATGTCATGAATACCATGAGGTCTGCCAACGCACACATCACTGTGAAGGCGCTGAATATCTTCAGAAACGTGATGAGTCATCTGGGGAAGAGAGAGGCTAGTGCCATTGCCCTGGAGCTGGCTGAGGAGCTCCTGCCTCTTTTTGATCAT GTATCAAGTGAAGTGCGAGAGTGTTCCATCCGCCTCTTCAAAGATGTGACAGAGGCTGTGGTGTGGTGGCAAAAGGGAACCATGAAGAAGAACGTACACAGGGgcctgctccctctgctgcttcaCATGAGTGATGAGACCCCGAGTGTTGCACAG GCCTCTAGGGAAACCCTAGTCACTTGTGCAAAGTTCCTGAAGTGGAAGGAGCTCAAGCGCCAGGCCCGGGCAGAGAACACTGTGGAGATCAGGGAGTGCTTG GTGCAGAAGGACAGGAAGAGAGTGGATGAATACCTGTGGCAGAGCCTGCCGTACCTGAAGGATTCTCAGGCCTCTTTACGATACGAGGCTGTCAAATTCATCG GGGTAGTTGTGCGGTACTTCTGGGAAGAAAGTGAGGAAAAGGTGTTTGAAATCTGCAGTG CCCTTCAGCCTTTGGAAGATGACCCTCATCTGGCAGTCCGTTCCCTGGCAGCTGGGACAATCCTGAGTCTGAAACGTGAAATGCGTCCAGCAACAGCTCGGGACTGGCTCgtacagctgtgctgctggcaccacTAA
- the LOC110390253 gene encoding uncharacterized protein LOC110390253 isoform X2 yields MEERPPSRPRVAWEKSGAPQDRRPPPEPYEVTEVQPLHADAVWDAVYEEEKEAIDCIEAYVNSTEKDLVQKMQFLNSICTLCSNAGNKGSTEGLDVFCFTNKLAENMRVLLSKEPMEQLCTALRYHTMNAIAALSSVKALSEDEILRLLNVCFQVVFYLPPEEDLNTCLYNHTLRAMDNMLQILLVSHPTSSVSKELQNILEVLLPFTVSQSKIVRERAMERMWNLCGFMASTCWQKSLGKSLLPSQRTDIILRTLKKIIEDCSIKDKERAKIILDVVLREPATWLMDVPNILKFIHRNLESNSTPVQQILFSVLDVLTNQFPRDVLTSVLTDLPQSDSTTLDIWKTVFQLTETSGRILEELCHVLQDQQLCGIFNSTTAELGLLRLTVMHPTDEILKELCKPALLQKCLKMESLPILWLVLRGLGLLSERPEMAREIRALLPNVMNTMRSANAHITVKALNIFRNVMSHLGKREASAIALELAEELLPLFDHVSSEVRECSIRLFKDVTEAVVWWQKGTMKKNVHRGLLPLLLHMSDETPSVAQASRETLVTCAKFLKWKELKRQARAENTVEIRECLVQKDRKRVDEYLWQSLPYLKDSQASLRYEAVKFIALQPLEDDPHLAVRSLAAGTILSLKREMRPATARDWLVQLCCWHH; encoded by the exons ATGGAGGAGAGACCGCCCAGCCGCCCCAGGGTGGCCTGGGAGAAGAGTGGGGCTCCCCAGGATAGAAGACCTCCACCGGAGCCCTACGAGGTGACCGAGGTGCAGCCGCTGCATGCCG ATGCTGTCTGGGATGCTGTGTACGAAGAGGAAAAGGAGGCCATAGATTGCATTGAAGCCTACGTCAACAGCACGGAAAAG GATCTGGTGCAGAAGATGCAGTTCCTGAACAGCATCTGCACACTGTGCAGCAATGCTGGAAACAAGGGCTCGACAGAGGGCCTGGATGTCTTCTGCTTCACAAACAAGCTGGCAGAGAACATGAGG GTTCTGTTGTCCAAGGAGCCCATGgagcagctgtgcacagcactgcGATACCACACCATGAATGCTATTGCTGCCTTGAG CAGTGTGAAGGCACTTTCAGAGGATGAAATATTACGTCTCTTAAACGTGTGCTTCCAAGTTGTCTTCTACCTTCCTCCAGAAGAGGACTTGAACACTTGCCTCTACAACCAC ACCCTGCGTGCTATGGACAACATGCTGCAGATATTGCTGGTCAGCCATCCCACCTCCAGCGTCAGTAAGGAGCTGCAGAATATCTTGGAG gtgctgctgcccttcacTGTCTCCCAGAGCAAAATTGTGCGTGAGAGGGCCATGGAGCGGATGTGGAACCTTTGTGGTTTCATGGCCAGCACTTGCTGGCAGAAG TCACTTGGAAAAAGCCTCCTCCCTTCTCAGAGGACAGACATCATCCTGAGAACCCTTAAGAAAATCATTGAAGACTGCAGCATTAAGGACAAGGAGAGAGCCAAGATTATACTGGATGTGGTTCTGAGAGAGCCCGCCACCTGGCTGATGGAT GTACCCAACATTCTGAAGTTCATCCATAGAAACCTGGAAAGTAACAGCACACCAGTTCAGCAGATTCTCTTCTCAGTGCTTGACGTGCTCACCAACCAGTTTCCCAGGGATGTGCTGACAAGTGTGTTGACAGACCTCCCACAGAGTGACAG CACTACCCTGGACATCTGGAAGACAGTGTTCCAGCTGACAGAGACTTCTGGGAGGATCTTGGAAGAACTGTGCCATGTTCTCCAGGACCAACAGCTGTGCGGGATCTTTAACAGCACCACAGCGGAGTTGGGCCTCCTTCGCCTGACT GTGATGCATCCTACTGATGAGATCCTGAAAGAGTTATGtaagccagcactgctgcagaagtgTCTGAAGATGGAAAGCCTGCCAATACTCTGGCTGGTGCTCAGAGGCCTTGGCCTGCTGTCAGAGAGACCTGAGATG GCAAGAGAAATACGGGCTCTGCTGCCCAATGTCATGAATACCATGAGGTCTGCCAACGCACACATCACTGTGAAGGCGCTGAATATCTTCAGAAACGTGATGAGTCATCTGGGGAAGAGAGAGGCTAGTGCCATTGCCCTGGAGCTGGCTGAGGAGCTCCTGCCTCTTTTTGATCAT GTATCAAGTGAAGTGCGAGAGTGTTCCATCCGCCTCTTCAAAGATGTGACAGAGGCTGTGGTGTGGTGGCAAAAGGGAACCATGAAGAAGAACGTACACAGGGgcctgctccctctgctgcttcaCATGAGTGATGAGACCCCGAGTGTTGCACAG GCCTCTAGGGAAACCCTAGTCACTTGTGCAAAGTTCCTGAAGTGGAAGGAGCTCAAGCGCCAGGCCCGGGCAGAGAACACTGTGGAGATCAGGGAGTGCTTG GTGCAGAAGGACAGGAAGAGAGTGGATGAATACCTGTGGCAGAGCCTGCCGTACCTGAAGGATTCTCAGGCCTCTTTACGATACGAGGCTGTCAAATTCATCG CCCTTCAGCCTTTGGAAGATGACCCTCATCTGGCAGTCCGTTCCCTGGCAGCTGGGACAATCCTGAGTCTGAAACGTGAAATGCGTCCAGCAACAGCTCGGGACTGGCTCgtacagctgtgctgctggcaccacTAA